From a region of the Archocentrus centrarchus isolate MPI-CPG fArcCen1 chromosome 18, fArcCen1, whole genome shotgun sequence genome:
- the egr4 gene encoding early growth response protein 4 — protein sequence MLLEREDSFMSEFEDACSAWVDSVGSSPSDGADSDVGSPFCQVFSPGTDASDSDFFSDFSDCSSDTLSPSLGYSGSFFTEPEAPPAGAAGLSSTADAILNMITEIVGICTEMEQQQPTTSSSSSSPPAAATFAPATVTDIPPLPAAAQQLPSTSASLPAVVKSEFVTSSCNSGCAQLSTAGNDALYPASADSLLPLSALEQQVDVADLIDSLLNSDAAQGELKPVCEVKQEPLGLEDWLKSLSTAPVTGGDSSSYVISRPVIKTELVQSGNDLHCTPSSLPSTLDSQLLSSLLQGVFPIVNIGSVHATGAPKLSRGGRRAPAKNGLKAKPFPCSVQGCERRFSRSDELNRHVRIHTGQKPFQCTICARSFSRSDHLTTHTRTHTGEKPFSCDVCGKRFARSDERKRHGRVHVKQQLRAQMMAAYSLALNAPGV from the exons atgcttctggAGCGCGAGGACAGCTTTATGTCGGAGTTTGAGGACGCGTGCAGCGCCTGGGTGGACAGTGTGGGCTCGAGCCCCAGCGACGGAGCGGACTCAGACGTGGGATCACCTTTCTGCCAAG ttTTCTCTCCGGGAACTGACGCCTCTGACTCAGATTTCTTCTCCGACTTCAGCGACTGCTCCTCGGACACGCTCTCCCCTTCCCTCGGTTACAGCGGCAGCTTCTTCACGGAGCCGGAGGCGCCACCGGCGGGGGCAGCGGGACTGAGCAGCACCGCAGACGCGATTCTCAACATGATCACGGAGATCGTCGGAATCTGCACAGagatggagcagcagcagcccaccacctcttcctcctcctcctccccgccAGCAGCCGCCACCTTCGCTCCAGCAACCGTCACGGACATCCCTCCCCTGCCTGCTGCAGCCCAGCAGCTTCCCTCCACCTCcgcttccctcccagctgtGGTGAAGAGCGAGTTTGTTACTTCCAGCTGCAACAGCGGGTGTGCGCAACTCTCCACAGCTGGGAATGATGCCCTGTACCCGGCCAGCGCTGACTCACTGCTCCCGCTGTCAGCTCTGGAGCAACAGGTGGATGTGGCGGATTTAATAGACTCCCTGCTGAACTCCGACGCCGCGCAGGGCGAACTGAAGCCTGTCTGCGAGGTGAAGCAAGAGCCGCTGGGGCTGGAGGACTGGCTGAAGAGCTTGTCCACTGCTCCCGTTACTGGGGGAGATTCCAGCAGCTACGTCATCAGCAGACCGGTGATAAAGACGGAGCTCGTGCAGAGCGGGAACGACCTCCACTGCACCCCCTCTTCCCTCCCCTCCACCCTCGACTCTCAGCTGCTCTCCTCCCTCCTGCAGGGCGTGTTCCCGATAGTCAACATTGGCAGCGTGCATGCGACAGGAGCCCCCAAACTGTCACGTGGAGGGAGGAGAGCGCCCGCAAAGAACGGCCTGAAGGCGAAACCGTTCCCGTGCTCCGTGCAGGGGTGCGAGCGCCGCTTCTCGCGCTCCGACGAGCTCAACAGGCACGTGCGCATCCACACGGGACAGAAACCTTTCCAGTGCACCATCTGCGCGCGCAGCTTCAGCCGCAGCGACCACCTGACCAcccacacgcgcacgcacaccgGGGAAAAGCCCTTCTCCTGTGACGTCTGCGGCAAGCGGTTCGCGCGCAGCGACGAAAGGAAGAGGCACGGGCGCGTGCACGTCAAGCAGCAGCTGCGCGCTCAGATGATGGCCGCCTACTCCCTGGCCCTGAACGCGCCTGGCGTCTAA
- the cyp17a2 gene encoding cytochrome P450 17A2: MLTCLLSFLPPSLSPLVLLCLFTVVVVILFWLVPETKPPGRGSIPCLPRLPILGSLPWLRGHLPPHLLFTQLSRRYGPLFALYFGPHYTVVVNTHQHAREVLLQRGRDFAGRPSMVTTNLLTRGGKDIAFSDYSPLWKFHRRLVHNSFTVFGEGTSRLQDIVLTAVESLCAELLSSERQGIDPSSAITRAVTNVVCTLVFSATYQHSDAELQEVIQYNNGIVETIARGGLVDIYPWLKVFPNKSLSKLKQCITVRDRLLSHKLQEHKLSLSDGEPRDLLDALLKGRTGGQGQKSSGSKDEGITDDHVLMTAAEVFGAGVETTSTTLLWILAYLLHHPEIQERVQKELDEHVGSERSVSVSDRGKLPYLDSVINEGMRIRPVSPVLIPHTAMTNSSIGGHAVSQGTRVLVNMWSIHHDPQHWDKPDLFNPERFLDNQGVRVTPSCFLPFGAGPRVCVGESLARLELFLFLSSLLQRMSFRQPHGAPLPNLQGRLGVVLQPLPFKVVVIPRAGWEDGVK, translated from the exons ATGCTCACctgtctcctctccttcctccctccctcgctCTCTCCCTTGGTCCTCCTCTGTCTTTTCACTGTCGTGGTGGTCATCTTGTTCTGGCTCGTTCCTGAAACCAAACCCCCGGGTCGGGGCTCCATCCCTTGCCTGCCACGGCTCCCCATCCTGGGTAGCCTCCCCTGGCTCAGAGGACACCTCCCGCCTCATCTCCTCTTTACGCAGCTGTCCCGCAG GTACGGGCCTCTGTTTGCGCTCTACTTCGGTCCGCACTACACTGTGGTCGTAAACACTCATCAACACGCCAGAGAGGTCCTGCTGCAAAGAGGGAGGGACTTTGCTGGACGGCCGAGCATG gtCACCACCAACCTGTTGACCAGAGGAGGCAAAGACATTGCATTTTCAGACTACTCTCCTCTCTGGAAGTTTCACCGCCGCCTCGTCCACAACTCTTTCACCGTGTTTGGAGAGGGAACCAGTCGACTGCAGGACATCG TTCTGACTGCTGTAGAGAGTTTGTGTGCTGAGCTGTTGTCCAGTGAAAGGCAGGGGATTGATCCATCTTCTGCAATAACCAGAGCGGTCACGAATGTCGTATGCACACTAGTGTTCAGTGCCACCTATCAACACAGTGACGctgagctgcaggaggtgatTCAATACAACAATGGCATTGTGGAAACAATTGCCAGGGGAGGACTGGTCGACATCTATCCCTGGTTGAAG GTGTTTCCTAACAAGTCTCTTAGCAAACTAAAGCAGTGTATCACTGTCAGAGACCGACTACTGAGCCACAAACTGCAGGAACACAAG TTATCACTAAGTGATGGAGAGCCACGTGACCTCCTTGATGCCTTGTTAAAGGGACGGACTGGTGGACAGGGTCAAAAGTCTTCTGGGTCAAAGGATGAGGGGATAACAGACGACCATGTCCTGATGACTGCAGCTGAGGTGTTTGGAGCCGGAGTGGAGACAACGTCCACCACACTGCTATGGATCCTGGCCTACCTGCTGCATCACCCCGAG ATCCAGGAGCGCGTGCAGAAGGAGCTGGATGAGCATGTTGGTAGTGAGCGAAGTGTGAGCGTGTCAGACCGTGGTAAGCTGCCGTACCTGGACAGTGTCATCAACGAGGGGATGAGGATCCGGCCAGTCAGTCCCGTGCTGATCCCACACACTGCCATGACCAACAGCAG CATTGGAGGTCACGCTGTCAGTCAAGGCACACGTGTGTTGGTCAACATGTGGTCAATTCACCATGACCCTCAACACTGGGATAAACCTGATTTGTTCAACCCAG AACGCTTTCTTGACAACCAGGGTGTGCGGGTCACACCGTCCTGTTTCTTACCATTTGGGGCGGGACCTCGAGTCTGCGTTGGCGAATCACTGGCCAGGCTTGAGCTCTTCCTTTTCTTGTCCTCTCTGCTCCAGCGAATGAGTTTCAGGCAGCCACATGGGGCTCCTCTGCCAAATTTGCAGGGACGGCTGGGTGTGGTGTTGCAGCCATTGCCTTTTAAAGTTGTTGTCATTCCCAGGGCTGGATGGGAGGATGGAGTAAAATGA
- the LOC115796746 gene encoding flocculation protein FLO11-like has product MEYHSGGSLPLLGRPRYCPGANANGGYLCETGHCCGETGCCTYYYELWWFWLLWTVLILFSCCCAYRHRRAKLRVQQQQRQREISLLAYHGANSYPSSMLDLSFLASLKLPSYEEVAAQPSTPPPPYSSVFTTPRYPQPPRTADPHLLTQHGPLLHRPHSDGPSSLSSDNSSSCSCDSCCPSSPCSSSLSAPITYETDTSHASTPSEATPLTLDVTMETISAAATCLKVNKAQFASERRALDVADANTTGAHAPVAINSSVPNQTVTVAVVTRAASPQPSPSPGFQLTLPVGTTSPIKQQLDIAPCTPIVSTCSSSTLPSPNVDTALPTIQIIHIEGPAKDMRDPDPKNPTPTASTSDSSITTTKTPETLNLTRTFDTVSSPNSPASVPSPDVGRTLSPVAGSTTGSPTPNSDLVPIPLPTKLTQSAVEEPTELTQSPVQEPTKLSQTPIQEPTKLIQSLETTNLIQGQELQTPLPKLTQPPDPVTSDLILLPNPQPKATVVADSSINALLSPVHTNLALVTDAAPTLPTLCQYQKLELSPGLGLVQVPPTPGSDLAQHLGSAAVSASCLDSTAETDHSGHSLILSRSSEFDHFPSLPLNAQAGFGSGSCSGSESCSGAGLGSGPLSTLTPVLTFSAEVSSTSSCPAITIESESSYATCQSPLASLSPSSSPPLSTSPPPPPPLILQALSSTSLAAPALLLDPLTALHQSDKGGSSSGHASSLSPSPRATQSPPKQTLFSPCVDVFEPGPPSWENEEEEQEEKDNDEDEDEDMEADESQYRHRRLTGDSGIEVCRCRVEEEDDEEEEEEEEGGRKGSGGERDKRSSDTDLHDSVDCPARGQVTTEEGLTLCTPTTTTTPTSEDSGEVVIVMETV; this is encoded by the exons ATGGAGTACCACTCCGGTGGCAGCCTGCCCCTGCTGGGGAGACCGCGGTACTGCCCGGGTGCCAATGCTAACGGCGGATACCTGTGTGAGACGGGACACTGCTGCGGAGAGACCGGCTGCTGCACCTACTACTACGAACTCTGGT ggttCTGGCTGCTGTGGACCGTCCTCATcctgttcagctgctgctgtgcatACCGACACCGTCGAGCCAAACTCagagtccagcagcagcagagacagagagagatcagCCTCCTGGCCTACCATGGAGCCAACTCCTACCCCTCCTCCATGCTGGACCTCA GTTTCTTGGCATCCCTGAAGTTGCCTTCCTATGAGGAGGTGGCAGCTCAGccctccacccctcctcctccgtACAGCTCTGTGTTCACCACCCCTCGCTATCCGCAACCTCCACGCACCGCCGACCCTCATCTGCTCACTCAGCACGGTCCCCTGCTGCACCGGCCGCACAGTGATGGGCCATCCTCCCTCAGCTCGGACAACAG CTCAAGTTGTTCCTGTGATTCGTGCTGCCCCTCCTCTCCGTGTAGCTCCTCCCTGTCAGCACCCATCACGTATGAGACTGACACAAGCCACGCATCCACACCAAGCGAAGCCACGCCTCTCACTCTTGACGTCACCATGGAAACCATCTCTGCCGCTGCAACCTGCTTGAAGGTAAACAAGGCGCAGTTTGCTTCTGAGAGGAGGGCCCTTGACGTTGCTGATGCAAACACCACCGGAGCTCATGCACCAGTTgccataaactcatcagtcCCCAACCAGACTGTTACTGTGGCAGTCGTTACCAGGGCAGCCTCCCCTCAGCCTTCACCCTCGCCTGGTTTTCAGCTCACCCTTCCAGTTGGGACTACATCTCCCATAAAGCAGCAGCTAGACATAGCACCATGTACCCCAATAGTCAGCACCTGTAGCTCAAGTACACTTCCTAGTCCAAATGTTGACACAGCACTCCCCACCATCCAAATAATACATATCGAGGGCCCAGCTAAGGACATGAGGGATCCTGACCCCAAAAATCCTACTCCAACAGCTAGTACTTCTGACTCTTCTATAACCACCACAAAAACACCAGAAACACTCAATTTAACGAGGACTTTTGATACAGTCAGTTCTCCCAATAGCCCAGCCTCAGTACCATCTCCAGATGTTGGAAGAACTTTGTCGCCAGTAGCAGGCTCCACTACTGGTTCCCCAACTCCAAACTCAGATCTTGTGCCAATTCCATTACCTACAAAGCTTACCCAATCTGCAGTCGAAGAACCTACTGAGCTTACCCAGTCTCCAGTTCAAGAACCTACAAAGCTTAGTCAAACTCCAATCCAGGAACCTACAAAGCTTATCCAATCTCTAGAAACTACAAACCTTATACAAGGTCAAGAATTACAAACACCACTTCCAAAGCTTACACAACCTCCAGATCCAGTAACTTCAGACCTTATCCTGCTTCCAAATCCACAACCTAAAGCCACGGTAGTTGCAGATTCATCAATTAATGCCCttctctctccagtgcatacaaATCTTGCCCTAGTTACAGATGCAGCACCCACTTTACCCACACTATGTCAATACCAGAAACTAGAATTATCACCTGGTTTAGGTTTAGTTCAGGTTCCTCCCACCCCAGGGTCAGACTTAGCCCAGCATTTaggctctgctgctgtttcagcgtCTTGTCTGGATTCAACTGCAGAAACGGATCATTCAGGACATTCTCTCATCCTGTCTCGATCGTCAGAGTTCGACCATTTTCCTTCATTGCCTTTAAATGCCCAGGCAGGTTTTGGTTCTGGTTCTTGTTCTGGATCTGAATCATGCTCTGGTGCTGGTTTGGGATCAGGTCCTCTGTCCACCCTTACACCAGTTCTTACCTTTTCAGCAGAGGTGTCCTCTACTTCCTCTTGCCCAGCCATAACCATAGAGTCTGAATCTTCTTATGCTACTTGTCAGTCACCCCTGGCAAGTCTCTCACCATCCTCATCCCCACCCCTTTccacttctcctcctcctcctcctcccctaaTTCTTCAAGCCCTTTCTTCCACCTCCCTCGCTGCTCCAGCCTTACTCCTGGACCCCCTTACTGCTTTGCACCAGTCTGACAAAGGTGGATCTTCCTCTGGGCATGCATCCTCCCTTTCACCTTCACCTCGTGCTACTCAGTCTCCACCAAAACAGACTCTGTTTTCGCCCTGTGTGGATGTCTTTGAACCAGGACCACCCAGCTGGGAGAATGAggaagaggaacaggaggagaagGACAATGACGAAGACGAAGATGAGGACATGGAAGCTGATGAAAGCCAATATAGACACCGGCGACTTACAGGTGACTCTGGGATCGAGGTATGCAGGTGTCGGGtagaggaggaagatgatgaagaagaggaggaggaagaggaaggtggCAGGAAAGGAAGTGGAGGGGAGAGGGATAAAAGAAGTAGTGATACTGATCTCCATGACAGTGTGGACTGCCCTGCAAGAGGTCAGGTGACCACAGAGGAAGGACTTACACTGTGTACTCCGACCACCACCACAACACCAACATCAGAGGATAGCGGCGAAGTCGTCATTGTCATGGAGACGGTGTGA